CCGCAATGAGATACTCTGCCCGTACAACACGGTACCTGTGTGCCGTCGCAGTACTCATCATGATGCTGCACGCTTACTCCGTATCCTGTGCCTGACTGGGCTGTTGGCCACAAGGGTTTGGCCGTACAGGGAAACATAAGCTGGTCGGCGAGCTGTCGCCTGAATTCACCCTGAAAAATTGTGAAGGCAAGAAATGTGTGCTTTCCGGTTTCGAGGGGAAGGTCGTCGTCATTTCGTTTTTCGGGACATGGAGCGAACAGTGCGGGTACTATGTCTCGTGCCTCGAAGAAATCTATTCTACTTTCAGGGACAATGATCTCGTTGTAGTCGCTATTACTGCGGAGAGCGACTGCGAGGTTGTCAAAAAGTATTGTGACGAGAAAGGGATAACATTCCCCGTTCTTGTCGGAGGCAGGGAAGTGTTCAGACAGTACAAGACAGGAGGTATTCCCGATATACTCTGTGTCGATACCCATGGGATTGTACGGTACCGGACTGTCGGGTATAAACCCGGAACCGAAGATGACCTCAAGACCGTGGTAATGATACTCATGGAGGAAATCGATCTGTTTACATTGAAATAGGCAGTTCTTTTCCGGTGATTTACAAATATCCGGATGTACGGATACCACGTCGTATAATCTGGAAAATCATGAAAGGGGGTGTGGAATACACACCCCCTTTTGACATTCTTCTTGATTTGACTCCCGGAGTATGCATACATTCTCATAACGACTGCTGATGGCTTACTGAAAAAAGCGATGTTTGCATGGTGAGAAAACAATTATGCCGCTAAATCCGGTATTGAATGTCCGAGCCCGCATGAAAATTATCTGTTGTGTATTCGCGGTATTCCTTTTTGTTTTTGCTTCTGTCTTTGCCGACTTCCTCACCGATGCCAGCCTCCCGTTTACGCGAATCGATCCGGGGATCGTCATTGAAAAATATCCCATAGCGACACCTGTTAAGAACGGACCGTTGAAAATCCTGTTTTTCGGCAGCCGTGATACGGTCGGTCAGGCTGTTTCAGGGATAGCGGCACGGCTTGAATGCCGTTTCGAGGCCGTTCTGACTGAAAGCCGCACACAAATCGGCGCCCGGCCATATATGAGCACGGACGAAGCGGACATTCTCTCGGAGAATGCCATTCTTGAACGCGCTGTGACATTACTGCGTGAGCGGTGGGATGTAATCTGGCTCGATTTCGGGCTCGACGATTTACCAGAAAGAGTCAGGTTGGCGATGTTGAATAATGTCGACAGAGGCGCAGGACTCGTATGTGTCGGAAACAGCAGACAGCTTAAAAAATATGCTTCCGGAAGGAAAGGAGACACCCGTCAGCTCGAAGCAGCCGTTTTCGCCAAGTTCAAGCCTGTTTGTGCCGGAAAACGGGGAATCGGGCTTCTTGTCGCGATGCCGCAGCCATATCTACGGGGCAGCGCAAGGGATGTCGCCGATTATCA
Above is a window of bacterium DNA encoding:
- a CDS encoding TlpA family protein disulfide reductase; this translates as MSPEFTLKNCEGKKCVLSGFEGKVVVISFFGTWSEQCGYYVSCLEEIYSTFRDNDLVVVAITAESDCEVVKKYCDEKGITFPVLVGGREVFRQYKTGGIPDILCVDTHGIVRYRTVGYKPGTEDDLKTVVMILMEEIDLFTLK